The following proteins are co-located in the Hydractinia symbiolongicarpus strain clone_291-10 chromosome 7, HSymV2.1, whole genome shotgun sequence genome:
- the LOC130648854 gene encoding uncharacterized protein LOC130648854 has protein sequence MPIPTHLPCISVSVNSDRDSLISQYFSQDMTNLEIISFLAIHHSIYISLSTLKRSLRKMGLRRRIGQYESREEVIQAISSELTGSGKSLGYRKLWKAIKANGIPARRSSVMEILRELDPVGVESRAKKRLRRRIYSVPGPDFLWHLDGHDKLKPYGFSIHGCIDGFSRRLIWLEVGPTNKRPEVVANYFLEAVTQLNRLPTRIRSDDGTENSIIEAIQICMRADHTDEYAGLGSFIVGSSPNNQRIECFWSQLAKDRPMWWREFFAELSGMGYLDGGNVLIAQCARFCFMHLIRKDLDDMAVRWNQHIIAPSRGSTLPRGRPDTLHFIPELYNSKS, from the exons ATGCCTATACCAACGCACTTGCCATGCATTTCAGTGAGTGTTAACAGTGATCGTGATTCTTTGATATCGCAATACTTCTCTCAAGACATGACAAATCTTGAAATAATATCTTTTCTTGCAATTCATCACAGTATTTACATAAGTTTGTCAACattgaaaagaagtttaagaaaAATGGGCTTGAGACGACGCATTGGTCAGTACGAGTCCAGAGAGGAAGTGATTCAAGCGATTTCAAGTGAATTGACTGGAAGTGGAAAGTCACTAG gcTACAGAAAGCTGTGGAAGGCCATAAAGGCAAACGGAATACCAGCCAGAAGATCATCTGTCATGGAAATTTTAAGAGAGTTGGATCCAGTAGGAGTTGAAAGTCGCGCAAAGAAACGGTTGAGGCGCCGAATCTACAGCGTACCTGGGCCAGATTTTTTATGGCACTTGGACGGGCATGACAAACTGAAGCCCTACGGTTTCAGTATACACGGTTGTATTGACGGGTTTTCCCGCCGATTAATTTGGCTCGAAGTTGGACCCACAAATAAACGACCAGAAGTTGTTGCCAACTATTTCTTAGAAGCTGTAACCCAGTTGAACAGACTACCTACTAGAATAAGAAGCGACGACGGGACCGAGAACAGCATAATCGAGGCCATTCAGATATGCATGAGGGCTGATCACACGGATGAGTATGCTGGTCTCGGCAGTTTCATCGTGGGATCCTCTCCGAACAATCAAAGGATTGAATGTTTTTGGTCGCAGTTGGCCAAGGATAGACCAATGTGGTGGAGAGAGTTTTTTGCAGAGCTTTCTGGGATGGGCTATTTGGATGGTGGCAATGTATTGATTGCTCAATGCGCTCGTTTTTGTTTCATGCACTTGATTCGAAAAGATTTAGATGATATGGCGGTGCGCTGGAATCAACATATCATTGCACCGAGCAGAGGTTCAACCCTACCACGCGGACGTCCAGATACCTTACATTTTATACCAGAGCTATACAATagcaaatcataa